The following proteins are co-located in the Castanea sativa cultivar Marrone di Chiusa Pesio chromosome 8, ASM4071231v1 genome:
- the LOC142606048 gene encoding uncharacterized protein At4g02000-like yields MTVSNVNLDCASLWIQIWGAPFDMVTPQIAIEVGSLLGIVEDVERCKRQDTPNYFMRVRVALSISKPLRCGGFIVDLDGEHTWVNFKYERFPIFCHFCKQLGHDLNHCAYFVAKKNGGVVDFQYRDWLRACSGHQRSPP; encoded by the coding sequence ATGACTGTGAGCAATGTGAATCTAGATTGCGCTTCCCTATGGATCCAGATTTGGGGGGCTCCATTCGATATGGTCACACCTCAAATAGCAATTGAAGTCGGAAGTTTGTTGGGGATTGTGGAAGATGTTGAGAGGTGTAAAAGACAAGATACTCCGAATTACTTCATGAGGGTTCGAGTTGCTTTGTCCATATCAAAACCTCTAAGATGTGGAGGATTTATTGTGGATTTAGATGGCGAACATACATGGGTGAACTTTAAATATGAGAGATTTCCTATATTCTGCCATTTTTGTAAACAACTGGGGCATGACTTAAATCATTGTGCTTACTTTGTAgctaaaaaaaatggtggggTTGTTGATTTTCAATACAGAGATTGGCTGAGAGCATGTAGTGGCCACCAAAGATCACCACCATGA